The region ATTTCCTACTTTTCATTTTAATATTCATAAAATGGGATTCTTTGAAAATGATTCTCAACCAAAGGTATTATGGTTGGGAATAGAAGAAGATAATACCTTAATTGGACTATATGAAGAAATAAGGAAAGTACTAAAGATTTCAGAATTAGAGGTTAAAGATACCAACTTTTTACCTCATATTACCGTCGGAAGAGTTAAATCCTATCCTAACCATTGGAAAGAACTACTTAATTCTGTAACTTTTGATCAAATCCAAGTACACGTAAATTCTATCGGTATATACTCTTCTGAACTCACAAGGAGAGGCCCTATATATAAAAAACTCTACACGGTTGACTTTGAAGGAGGCGTCATCATTAATGGCTAAAAATGATTCTAAAGATACAAATAAAGATGAATTGTTAGAAAAGCTTGTTAAAGAATTAGAAAAAAATCATGGAACAGGATCGGTCATGATAATGGGTAAGGGATTGGATAATAGCAATATATCAGTTGTACCAAGTGGATGCTTATCGCTAGACATAGCTTTAGGTGTTGGTGGATATCCAAGGGGTAGAATTGTAGAAATATACGGAAACGAATCATCAGGTAAAACTACTCTGGCTCTTCACTCTTTAGCAGAAGTCCAAAAATTGAACGGTATAGTCGCATTTGTTGATGCCGAACATGCTCTAGATGTTGAATATGCTAAAAAGTTAGGAGTAGATGTCGACAAATTAATTGTTTCACAACCGGATTATGGTGAACAAGCCCTTGAAATTGTAGATTCTTTGATAAGATCTAACATAGTAGACCTAATTGTAGTAGACTCTGTAGCCGCTTTAGTTCCAAAAGCAGAAATAGAAGGAGCTATGGGAGATTCCCACATGGGACTTCAAGCAAGACTCATGTCTCAAGCTCTAAGAAAATTAGCTGGAAGTATAAGTAAATCCAAATCTATAGTTATATTTATAAACCAGGTAAGGATGAAAATAGGTGTAGTCTATGGTAACCCAGAAACTACTACCGGAGGAATTGCGTTAAAATTTTATTCTACTATAAGGGTAGAGGTTAGGAAAGGTAATGCGATAAGAGAAGGAAAAGATCAAATTGGAAATGAAACAACCTTAAAAATTGTAAAAAATAAGGTGGCTCCACCCTTTAAGCAGGCAAACGTAGACATGATTTTTGGACGCGGTATCGCTAAAGAAAACGATATCTTTAACCTAGCTGTAGAGGAAGATTTAATTCAAAGAAAAGGTGCTTGGTTCTCCTATATCAACGAAAACGGCGAAGAGATCAGCTTAGGGCAAGGTAAAACTAATTCAATTAGTTATCTCATGGAAAATCCTGACATCCTTAATTATTTAGAATATACGATTCGTAAGAAACACAATTTAATTATTCCTGATTATCTAATAGAGAAGTTTGAATCTAACTCTTCAAAAAGCAAAAAAGAGAAAAATGAAGAAGTACAAAAAAATTAATCCAAAAGATGAAAAAGCAGCTGAAAAATCTGCATTGAATTTAATAAAATATCGTGCCAGATCGGAAAAAGAACTTTCATCCCGTCTAAAAGAAAAAGGCTTTGATGATGAGGTTATTGGTAAAGTGGTAGAAAAATGCAAGAAGAGCGGTTTGATAGATGACAAACTTTTCGCATATCTATACACATATGATAAGTTAACTTTAGACAAAAAAGGTCCTTTGTTTATACACCATGAACTAAAACGGTTGGGAGTAGAGGAAAGTTTGATTTCTGAGTCCCTTGAAAAAGTTAAAAATGAAGTAGATATTAATGCAATTGCCTTAGAATTGGCAAAAAATTATTATGAAAGAAAACAGGACATTCTCAAAACTAAAGCTTACTTGTATAGAAGAGGTTTTGAGCCAGACATTATAAACTGTGTTATTGAAAACTTAAGAGGTGATTGAAATTGGAATTTTTGGTATATATAATTATAGGAGCAGCAATATTTATTTTATCTCTGTTTGTTGGAATCAATATTGGAAACAAAAAAGTTATTTCTACACTAAAAACGAAAAAAGAAGAACTGGAAGCTGAAATAAAAAACAAGCAAAAAGAAATAGAAAAGATGTTAAAAAAAGCAGATGAAGAAGCTAAGGGATTAAAACAAAAAGAATTATTAGAGGCAAGAGAAGAGATACATAAACTCAGACAACAATTTGAGTTAGAAGCAAAGCAACAAAGAGAAGAGCTTAAAAACAATGAAGAAAGATTAATAAGAAAAGAAGAAAGCTTAGCAAAAAAAGAAGAGAATCTAGAAAAACTAAAAGAAAAATTGGAAGCCCAACACGAAAATGTCCAAAAATTAGAGAAAGAATTAGAGACGAAATTAAATGAAATCGCAAAAATGACCGAAGAAGAAGCACGTCAGATAGTAATAAACGAAGCAAGAGATAAGTACGAAAAAGAAATTGCCCAGAAATTCAAAGAAATAAAAGATCATTACGAAGATGAATCAAAAAAATATGCCCGATGGGTTATTACTACTGCCATTCAAAGATATGCATCAGATGTCACCAACGAAATAACTACGTCAACCGTATCATTACCTACAGATGACATGAAAGGTAGAATAATTGGTAGAGAGGGAAGAAACATCAGAACATTTGAAAAACTCACCGGCGCCGATTTGATAATTGATGATACCCCAGAAATAGTTGTAATATCCTCATTCAACCCATTACGAAGAGAGATTGCAAAAAGGACAC is a window of Petrotoga olearia DSM 13574 DNA encoding:
- the thpR gene encoding RNA 2',3'-cyclic phosphodiesterase, which encodes MTQQKNVNNYNVDKLRSFIAIETNEKLEELLNDLIERFQRMGFKANWTKSKNVHLTLFFLGDQKMEKIAQLAYKIGERISGFPTFHFNIHKMGFFENDSQPKVLWLGIEEDNTLIGLYEEIRKVLKISELEVKDTNFLPHITVGRVKSYPNHWKELLNSVTFDQIQVHVNSIGIYSSELTRRGPIYKKLYTVDFEGGVIING
- the recA gene encoding recombinase RecA; translated protein: MAKNDSKDTNKDELLEKLVKELEKNHGTGSVMIMGKGLDNSNISVVPSGCLSLDIALGVGGYPRGRIVEIYGNESSGKTTLALHSLAEVQKLNGIVAFVDAEHALDVEYAKKLGVDVDKLIVSQPDYGEQALEIVDSLIRSNIVDLIVVDSVAALVPKAEIEGAMGDSHMGLQARLMSQALRKLAGSISKSKSIVIFINQVRMKIGVVYGNPETTTGGIALKFYSTIRVEVRKGNAIREGKDQIGNETTLKIVKNKVAPPFKQANVDMIFGRGIAKENDIFNLAVEEDLIQRKGAWFSYINENGEEISLGQGKTNSISYLMENPDILNYLEYTIRKKHNLIIPDYLIEKFESNSSKSKKEKNEEVQKN
- a CDS encoding regulatory protein RecX — encoded protein: MKKYKKINPKDEKAAEKSALNLIKYRARSEKELSSRLKEKGFDDEVIGKVVEKCKKSGLIDDKLFAYLYTYDKLTLDKKGPLFIHHELKRLGVEESLISESLEKVKNEVDINAIALELAKNYYERKQDILKTKAYLYRRGFEPDIINCVIENLRGD
- the rny gene encoding ribonuclease Y, with amino-acid sequence MEFLVYIIIGAAIFILSLFVGINIGNKKVISTLKTKKEELEAEIKNKQKEIEKMLKKADEEAKGLKQKELLEAREEIHKLRQQFELEAKQQREELKNNEERLIRKEESLAKKEENLEKLKEKLEAQHENVQKLEKELETKLNEIAKMTEEEARQIVINEARDKYEKEIAQKFKEIKDHYEDESKKYARWVITTAIQRYASDVTNEITTSTVSLPTDDMKGRIIGREGRNIRTFEKLTGADLIIDDTPEIVVISSFNPLRREIAKRTLEMLVADGRIHPARIEELYEKSKNEIQEYIKEVGKEAVIRAGIKQPHIEIIKLLGRLKFRTSYGQDVLEHSIEVSQFAGMMASELGLNVELAKRAALFHDLGKAVDHEVEGSHAIVGGQIAKRYGEKLEVVNAIQYHHNEVDPMTPEAVLVAASDALSASRPGARKETLENYIRRIEQLEEIAKSFRYVDKAYAIQAGRELRIIVQPDKVEDEVAEKLAHDISVQIEEKVQYPGVIKVTVIREKRSISYAS